One genomic segment of Virgibacillus doumboii includes these proteins:
- the rho gene encoding transcription termination factor Rho: MAALTISHLETLTLKEVYALAREYKVSYYAKLTKKELIFAILKAQAEKDGYLFMDGILEIIPSEGFGFLRPINYSPSAEDIYISASQIRRFDLRNGDKVSGKVRPPKENERYYGLLHVDAVNGEDPETAKERVHFPALTALYPDRLMSLEKETKNLSTRIIDIMTPVGFGQRGLIVAPPKAGKTVLLKEIANSITANHPEAKLIILLVDERPEEVTDIERSVSGDVDVVSSTFDEVPESHIKVSELVLERAMRLVEHKRDVIVLMDSITRLARAYNLVIPPSGRTLSGGIDPAAFHRPKRFFGAARNIEEGGSFTVLATALVDTGSRMDDVIYEEFKGTGNMELHLDRSLAERRIFPSIDILKSGTRKEELLISKSHLDKIWAIRKTMQDSHNFLDRFLKRLRASKNNDEFFQQMDEEMNRRGIKK; the protein is encoded by the coding sequence ATGGCTGCATTAACAATTTCTCATCTGGAGACATTAACTTTAAAAGAAGTGTATGCTCTCGCACGTGAGTACAAAGTTTCCTATTACGCGAAACTGACAAAAAAAGAACTTATATTTGCGATTTTAAAGGCACAAGCCGAAAAAGACGGCTACTTATTTATGGACGGCATACTGGAAATCATCCCATCTGAAGGATTCGGTTTTCTACGACCAATTAATTACTCCCCAAGTGCAGAGGATATTTATATTTCTGCCTCACAAATCCGTCGTTTTGATTTACGAAACGGGGATAAAGTTTCCGGGAAAGTACGTCCCCCAAAAGAAAATGAACGCTACTACGGGTTGCTGCACGTTGATGCAGTAAATGGTGAGGATCCGGAAACGGCAAAAGAACGTGTGCATTTTCCTGCATTAACGGCTTTATATCCGGACAGACTCATGTCGCTGGAAAAAGAAACAAAAAACTTGTCAACGCGAATTATTGATATTATGACTCCTGTTGGCTTTGGTCAGCGCGGATTGATCGTTGCACCACCAAAAGCCGGTAAAACAGTTCTTTTGAAAGAAATCGCCAACAGTATTACGGCTAATCATCCGGAAGCTAAATTAATTATTTTACTCGTGGACGAGCGACCTGAGGAAGTAACCGACATCGAGCGCTCGGTAAGTGGAGATGTCGATGTTGTCAGCTCAACATTTGACGAAGTTCCGGAAAGCCATATCAAAGTATCGGAATTGGTGCTGGAGCGCGCAATGCGTCTGGTTGAGCACAAGCGTGATGTCATTGTCTTAATGGACAGCATTACCCGGCTTGCCCGTGCATACAACCTTGTTATTCCGCCAAGCGGACGTACCCTTTCAGGTGGTATTGACCCGGCAGCATTCCACCGTCCGAAACGATTCTTCGGAGCGGCAAGAAATATTGAAGAGGGCGGAAGTTTCACGGTATTGGCAACCGCTTTGGTTGATACCGGTTCACGAATGGACGATGTTATTTATGAAGAATTTAAAGGCACAGGCAATATGGAACTGCATCTCGACCGCAGTCTTGCTGAGCGCCGCATCTTCCCTTCAATCGACATATTGAAATCAGGCACCCGAAAAGAAGAACTGCTCATTTCAAAAAGCCATCTTGATAAAATCTGGGCAATCCGCAAAACGATGCAGGATTCCCATAACTTCCTTGATCGCTTCCTGAAGCGGCTCAGGGCATCGAAAAATAATGATGAATTCTTCCAGCAAATGGATGAGGAAATGAACCGTCGCGGTATCAAGAAATAG
- a CDS encoding type B 50S ribosomal protein L31: protein MKKDIHPEYRKVVFLDTSSEFKFLSGSTQDSEETIEWEDGNTYPLIRVEISSDSHPFYTGKQKADKVGGRVDRFKKKYNMK, encoded by the coding sequence ATGAAAAAAGATATTCATCCAGAATACAGAAAAGTTGTGTTTCTTGATACAAGCTCAGAATTCAAATTTTTGAGTGGATCAACACAAGACTCAGAAGAAACAATTGAGTGGGAAGATGGCAACACATACCCATTGATCCGTGTTGAAATCAGCTCAGATTCACACCCGTTCTACACAGGTAAGCAAAAAGCTGACAAAGTCGGCGGACGTGTAGACCGATTCAAGAAGAAATATAATATGAAATAA
- a CDS encoding thymidine kinase produces MYVMKQSGWVEVICGSMFSGKSEELIRRVRRATYGNLSVRVFKPAIDDRYADDSVVSHNGTSTIARPVKNSDEILEYMESDIDVIGIDEVQFFDENVVSVADELANKGIRVIIAGLDTDFRGEPFGPMPKLMALAESVTKLNAICPVCGSPASRTQRLINDRPASYDDPIILVGASESYEPRCRHHHDVPNKPSNRVVNTLSKMSK; encoded by the coding sequence ATGTACGTTATGAAACAAAGTGGTTGGGTGGAAGTTATTTGCGGCAGTATGTTTTCCGGAAAGTCAGAAGAGTTGATCCGCCGGGTTCGCCGTGCGACATATGGAAATTTATCTGTACGTGTTTTTAAACCAGCAATCGATGACCGTTACGCAGACGACTCAGTCGTATCGCATAACGGCACATCCACAATTGCCCGACCTGTAAAAAACTCCGATGAAATATTGGAATACATGGAAAGTGATATCGACGTTATCGGGATCGATGAAGTCCAATTTTTTGATGAAAATGTAGTTTCAGTAGCAGATGAATTAGCGAATAAAGGGATTCGCGTCATAATCGCCGGGCTCGATACCGATTTTCGCGGCGAACCATTCGGACCAATGCCAAAACTTATGGCACTGGCAGAATCCGTTACTAAACTGAACGCAATTTGCCCTGTCTGCGGGTCCCCTGCAAGCCGCACACAGCGCCTGATTAACGACAGACCAGCATCATACGACGACCCGATAATCCTGGTTGGCGCATCCGAATCGTACGAACCACGCTGCCGCCATCATCACGATGTACCAAATAAACCCAGTAACAGAGTAGTAAATACCCTATCAAAAATGTCAAAATAG
- a CDS encoding nuclease-related domain-containing protein: protein MLYKPRTKSTELRILELLNTRMKLTDKDRGHYIRLKKGYEGEVQFDNLTEKLQCECLILNDLLLEVNSTTFQIDSLMIFQRLIRFYEVKNLEGDYYCESDKIYRKPRKEIINPLHQLSRSESLLRQLFSSLGTNPSIESSVVFINPKFTLYQAPLDKPIIFPTQIERHMNQLNSQTSKLTNKHKNLADQLIALNIKDSPFKQLPPYDYDQLRKGITCPKCHSFSVTVDSRKCVCQYCGHAELVGDAVMRSVEEFKILFPDEKITTNVIYDWCSVIASKERIRYILLNNFTRVGSGRWSYFE, encoded by the coding sequence GTGTTGTATAAACCGCGAACAAAGTCAACCGAGTTAAGGATCCTCGAATTATTAAACACCCGAATGAAGTTAACTGACAAGGATAGAGGCCACTACATAAGGTTGAAAAAAGGCTACGAGGGAGAAGTTCAATTTGACAACCTGACAGAAAAGCTCCAATGTGAGTGCCTGATATTAAATGATTTGCTGCTTGAAGTAAACAGCACCACCTTCCAAATAGATTCCCTGATGATCTTCCAACGTCTAATCCGCTTTTATGAAGTGAAGAATCTTGAGGGTGATTACTATTGCGAATCGGATAAAATATATAGGAAACCCAGAAAGGAAATTATTAATCCGCTTCACCAGTTGAGCAGAAGCGAATCCTTGCTGCGTCAGTTATTCTCCAGCCTTGGAACGAACCCGTCAATTGAATCTTCTGTTGTTTTCATCAATCCGAAATTCACCTTATACCAAGCACCTCTCGACAAACCGATTATTTTCCCGACACAGATTGAACGACATATGAATCAACTGAATTCCCAAACCTCAAAACTAACGAATAAACATAAAAACCTTGCAGATCAATTAATTGCTTTGAATATAAAAGACTCCCCCTTTAAACAGCTGCCTCCTTACGATTATGATCAGCTTCGAAAGGGAATCACCTGTCCGAAATGCCATTCATTTTCTGTAACTGTTGATAGCAGAAAATGCGTTTGTCAGTATTGCGGACATGCCGAGTTAGTGGGGGATGCTGTTATGAGAAGTGTTGAGGAATTTAAAATTCTTTTTCCAGATGAAAAGATTACTACGAATGTTATTTATGATTGGTGTAGTGTGATTGCTTCCAAGGAAAGAATCAGATATATTCTTTTAAACAATTTCACCAGGGTGGGGAGTGGTCGATGGTCTTACTTTGAATAA
- the prfA gene encoding peptide chain release factor 1, which translates to MLERLQSLEDRYNKLNELLSDPDVIGDTNKLREYSKEQAGLEDVVQAYGEYKDVTTQLDDAKTMLDDNLDEEMHEMVKMEIEELKENKENLEERLKVLLLPKDPNDDKNVIMEIRGAAGGDEAALFAGDLYRMYSKYAETQGWKTEVIEASSTGVGGYKEIIFMINGDAAYSKFKYENGAHRVQRVPETESGGRIHTSTATVAVLPETEEVEVEVHDKDIRVDTFASSGPGGQSVNTTMSAVRLTHEPTGIVVSIQDEKSQIKNKEKAMKVLRARIYDKYQQEAQAEYDENRKSAVGTGDRSERIRTYNFPQNRVTDHRIGLTIQKLDQILEGKLDEFIDALLLEEQTKKLEELGD; encoded by the coding sequence ATGTTAGAGCGTTTGCAATCATTGGAAGACCGTTATAATAAACTGAATGAACTGCTTAGTGATCCGGATGTTATCGGTGATACGAATAAATTGCGCGAGTATTCCAAGGAGCAGGCAGGACTTGAGGATGTCGTCCAGGCATATGGTGAATATAAAGATGTAACAACACAATTAGATGATGCGAAAACAATGCTTGATGATAATCTTGATGAAGAAATGCACGAAATGGTAAAAATGGAAATTGAAGAGCTGAAGGAAAACAAAGAAAATCTGGAAGAAAGATTGAAAGTTCTTCTTCTGCCGAAAGATCCGAACGACGATAAAAACGTTATTATGGAAATTCGCGGAGCGGCTGGCGGTGATGAGGCTGCACTGTTTGCCGGTGATCTTTACCGGATGTATTCCAAATATGCCGAGACACAGGGATGGAAAACCGAAGTAATCGAAGCAAGCTCAACTGGTGTCGGCGGGTATAAAGAAATTATTTTTATGATCAATGGTGATGCAGCCTATTCCAAATTTAAATACGAAAATGGTGCACACCGCGTGCAGCGTGTTCCAGAAACAGAATCTGGCGGCCGTATTCATACCTCGACTGCAACGGTTGCTGTGTTACCGGAGACCGAAGAAGTGGAAGTTGAAGTTCATGACAAAGATATTCGCGTGGACACATTTGCATCAAGTGGTCCCGGAGGTCAGAGCGTTAACACGACAATGTCCGCTGTTCGCCTGACTCACGAACCGACTGGAATTGTGGTTTCCATCCAGGATGAAAAATCACAGATTAAAAATAAGGAAAAAGCGATGAAAGTTCTGCGTGCGCGTATTTATGATAAGTACCAGCAGGAAGCACAGGCGGAGTATGATGAGAACCGGAAATCCGCGGTTGGTACCGGTGACCGTTCCGAGCGAATCCGTACGTACAATTTTCCGCAGAACCGTGTGACGGATCATCGTATCGGCCTGACCATTCAAAAGCTTGACCAGATTCTTGAAGGAAAACTGGATGAGTTCATTGACGCACTTCTTCTTGAAGAACAAACGAAAAAACTTGAAGAACTTGGAGACTAA
- the prmC gene encoding peptide chain release factor N(5)-glutamine methyltransferase, translating into MEKESKIYEVLRWASLFLEKNNRETRVAELLLQHYLGVFKTEFITMMRDPVPENIHKQFQRAIEKHAETGVPIQHIIGHETFYGRTFHVNEHTLIPRPETEELVQQVIEAAPDKPLTIIDIGTGSGIIAITIALELPNATVYATDISEEALAIAQKNAKKLNAEVTFLQGDFLKPFIDEGKLADIIVSNPPYIARSEAASLSDTVKNFDPELALFAEANGLAAYKNIITDLPQAITDEAQVFFEIGHDQGKAVSGMLYSKFPSASIEIIKDINKKNRIVKTYIKN; encoded by the coding sequence ATGGAAAAAGAATCCAAAATCTATGAAGTCCTGCGCTGGGCTTCTCTTTTTTTAGAAAAAAATAACCGCGAAACAAGGGTGGCCGAACTGCTGCTCCAGCATTATCTCGGCGTGTTCAAAACTGAATTTATTACAATGATGCGCGACCCGGTTCCGGAAAATATCCACAAGCAATTTCAGCGGGCAATTGAAAAACACGCTGAAACCGGGGTGCCTATCCAGCATATCATCGGACACGAAACATTTTACGGCAGGACATTCCATGTAAATGAACATACACTTATTCCAAGGCCGGAAACCGAGGAGCTTGTCCAGCAGGTGATTGAAGCGGCACCAGACAAGCCGCTCACGATTATCGATATCGGAACAGGCAGCGGGATAATCGCTATAACCATTGCCCTGGAGCTTCCAAACGCCACCGTTTATGCAACTGATATTTCGGAGGAAGCACTGGCAATTGCTCAAAAAAACGCCAAGAAACTGAATGCAGAAGTAACTTTCCTTCAAGGCGATTTTCTAAAGCCGTTCATCGATGAAGGAAAACTGGCCGACATCATCGTATCCAATCCACCTTACATTGCACGGTCTGAAGCAGCGAGCCTGTCTGATACGGTAAAAAACTTCGATCCGGAACTCGCCCTTTTTGCCGAGGCGAATGGCCTGGCCGCCTACAAAAATATCATCACAGACCTCCCGCAGGCTATCACCGATGAAGCACAAGTTTTTTTCGAAATCGGCCATGACCAGGGAAAGGCAGTCAGCGGTATGCTCTACAGCAAATTCCCATCAGCCAGTATTGAAATCATCAAAGACATCAACAAAAAGAACCGAATTGTTAAAACATATATAAAAAACTAG
- the spoIIR gene encoding stage II sporulation protein R: protein MKKLVVSAIIFLIIIFAMPIQGTSEENSSQTDIKVIPDEAIRLRILANSNQKDDQQLKRMVRDEVNAVISDWVKDITDINKARKMIDARIPEIKEIVGEVLKRENKEQTFDVKYGTNITFPAKLYGSFLYPAGEYEAVLITLGEGKGDNWWCVLFPPLCFLDFGNGASVAEASAASDKELKEQKQDQKKEKEEAEVKFFLFEWFGWS, encoded by the coding sequence ATGAAGAAATTGGTAGTTTCAGCAATTATATTTTTAATTATTATATTCGCAATGCCAATTCAAGGTACAAGTGAGGAGAACAGCTCACAAACAGATATTAAAGTAATTCCTGACGAGGCAATCCGTTTACGCATTCTTGCAAACAGTAACCAGAAAGACGATCAGCAATTGAAGCGGATGGTTCGTGATGAGGTAAATGCAGTTATTTCCGATTGGGTGAAGGACATTACAGACATCAATAAAGCACGAAAAATGATTGATGCGCGCATACCGGAAATTAAGGAAATTGTTGGTGAAGTTCTGAAACGTGAGAATAAAGAACAAACCTTTGATGTAAAATATGGAACAAACATAACATTTCCAGCGAAACTGTATGGATCATTTTTATATCCTGCAGGTGAGTATGAAGCAGTTCTGATTACACTTGGAGAAGGAAAAGGCGATAATTGGTGGTGTGTTCTGTTTCCTCCATTATGCTTTTTGGACTTTGGCAATGGGGCAAGTGTTGCAGAAGCAAGCGCCGCCAGTGATAAGGAATTGAAAGAACAAAAGCAAGATCAGAAAAAGGAAAAAGAAGAGGCTGAGGTTAAATTTTTTCTTTTTGAATGGTTTGGCTGGTCATAG
- a CDS encoding GNAT family N-acetyltransferase — protein MKLIAAKNAPVEKLKNFLESNENVDKNLLLEKGYVVEIKDTIEGCFVMDLVDNHQDKYWLKQLYITPGAAASLPVLLETILALAKEKQAKQVFVHSHQPMVDVLLEALQFHPQKNDLLEDKYPVDKGSWWTYNVS, from the coding sequence ATGAAACTAATCGCAGCGAAAAATGCACCCGTAGAGAAGCTCAAAAACTTTTTGGAAAGTAACGAGAATGTGGATAAGAATCTGTTGTTGGAAAAAGGATACGTTGTGGAAATTAAGGATACCATTGAGGGATGTTTTGTAATGGATTTAGTTGATAATCACCAGGATAAATATTGGCTGAAGCAGCTATACATTACTCCAGGCGCTGCCGCATCATTACCGGTTTTACTGGAAACTATTCTGGCTTTGGCAAAAGAAAAGCAGGCAAAACAGGTTTTTGTCCACAGTCATCAGCCAATGGTCGATGTTTTGCTTGAAGCATTACAGTTTCATCCACAAAAGAACGACTTGCTAGAGGATAAATACCCGGTTGATAAAGGCAGCTGGTGGACATATAACGTGTCATAA
- a CDS encoding L-threonylcarbamoyladenylate synthase — MQTNRWDLQTEQPNKQVIEEAAHLLKSGQTVAFPTETVYGLGADATSATAVSGVFQAKGRPEDNPLIAHVATKEQLSRLVTELPAIAEKLIDEFTPGPLTLVLPSNGACAKNVTAGLSTIGVRIPSHPIAQQLLKTCDIPIAAPSANISGKPSPTTADHVWSDLNGKIAGLIDGGPTGVGVESTVIDCTQQIPVILRPGGVTKEQLEQVAGTVMTDPALANKSGQPKAPGMKYTHYAPEVPMWLVAGSAEDIQVVIDTERIQQKRVGVMASTETAGKLQANRVIPLGTSLEEVAAGLYDALREFKNGDVDLILCETFPSTNIGQAIMNRLEKAATAYIKD, encoded by the coding sequence ATGCAAACAAACCGATGGGACTTGCAAACGGAACAACCGAATAAACAGGTAATCGAGGAAGCCGCTCATCTTTTAAAAAGTGGACAAACGGTGGCTTTTCCGACTGAGACCGTCTATGGACTCGGCGCAGACGCAACGAGTGCGACTGCGGTATCAGGTGTTTTCCAGGCGAAGGGGCGTCCCGAAGATAATCCGCTCATTGCGCATGTAGCGACAAAAGAGCAGCTCAGCCGATTAGTAACTGAATTGCCGGCTATTGCTGAAAAGCTGATTGATGAATTCACACCCGGGCCATTAACACTCGTATTGCCCAGCAATGGTGCCTGTGCCAAAAATGTAACAGCCGGGTTATCCACAATCGGCGTCCGGATCCCGAGTCACCCAATTGCCCAACAGCTGCTGAAAACATGTGATATCCCGATTGCTGCTCCCAGTGCCAATATTTCCGGAAAACCAAGTCCGACAACAGCGGATCACGTATGGTCGGATTTGAATGGTAAAATTGCCGGACTGATAGATGGCGGGCCGACCGGTGTTGGTGTTGAATCAACCGTAATTGACTGTACACAGCAAATCCCGGTCATCCTGAGACCAGGCGGGGTAACCAAAGAACAGCTTGAGCAGGTGGCCGGGACCGTAATGACAGATCCCGCGCTGGCAAACAAATCCGGGCAGCCGAAAGCACCAGGCATGAAATATACCCACTATGCACCGGAAGTACCAATGTGGCTTGTAGCGGGATCGGCTGAGGATATTCAGGTGGTAATTGATACGGAACGCATTCAGCAAAAGCGAGTCGGCGTGATGGCAAGTACCGAAACAGCTGGTAAATTACAGGCAAACCGAGTTATTCCGCTCGGGACAAGTTTGGAGGAAGTTGCTGCCGGACTTTACGATGCGTTACGTGAATTCAAAAATGGCGATGTCGATCTGATTTTATGTGAAACATTCCCATCAACAAACATCGGACAGGCAATCATGAACCGTCTGGAAAAAGCAGCAACAGCATACATTAAAGATTAA
- a CDS encoding manganese efflux pump MntP family protein translates to MSVYQIGEIVSLVFMAAALGMDAFSVSLGMGMQEIRLKRIAVVGFVIGTAHIIMPFIGIVLGQAISKQIGEYAILTGGLLLVGIGAQMVFSSFNHGTKKIVQPVGIGLIFFAISVSLDSFSVGLSLGMSEVKTVIALILFGAASTVMTWAGMILGRKVHGLLGVYSELLGGSILCGFGLNILFG, encoded by the coding sequence ATGTCGGTATATCAGATAGGCGAAATTGTATCACTTGTATTTATGGCCGCAGCACTGGGTATGGATGCATTCTCCGTCAGCTTGGGGATGGGAATGCAGGAAATCAGGTTAAAGCGTATTGCAGTAGTCGGATTCGTGATCGGAACAGCTCACATAATCATGCCGTTTATCGGTATTGTACTGGGACAAGCAATCTCCAAACAGATCGGTGAATACGCTATATTGACAGGCGGGCTGCTCCTTGTTGGGATCGGTGCACAAATGGTTTTTTCATCATTTAATCACGGCACAAAAAAAATCGTGCAGCCGGTTGGCATCGGCCTCATCTTTTTTGCAATAAGTGTCAGCCTTGACAGTTTTTCAGTCGGACTCAGCCTGGGGATGTCGGAAGTTAAAACAGTAATCGCCCTGATACTATTCGGCGCAGCAAGCACCGTCATGACATGGGCCGGAATGATTCTGGGTCGAAAAGTGCACGGACTGCTCGGCGTCTACAGTGAGTTACTAGGCGGCAGCATCCTGTGCGGCTTTGGGTTGAATATATTGTTTGGTTAA